One Vespa crabro chromosome 9, iyVesCrab1.2, whole genome shotgun sequence genomic region harbors:
- the LOC124426713 gene encoding coiled-coil-helix-coiled-coil-helix domain-containing protein 7, with translation MSKINNTEINTSKVKNVKNNLRRDHEIDNPCLKEHDLSLQCLSDNNYIRDACQTYFQNYRICQKFWQKIVIDRKRKNIKPYLPSPEDRENVKNEYLKFNIK, from the exons atgagcAAGATAAACAATACAGAAATCAATActtcaaaagtaaaaaatgtaaaaaataatttacgacGGGATCATGAAATAGATAATCCATGTCTAAAG GAACACGATTTATCTTTACAATGCTtgagtgataataattatattcgtgATGCTTGCCAAACTTACTTCCAAAATTATAGGATTTGTCAAAAATTCTGG CAAAAAATAGTGATtgatcgtaaaagaaaaaatatcaaaccTTATCTTCCATCTCCAGAAGATCGAGAAAATGTTAAGAATGAATAtctcaaatttaatattaaatag